Proteins from a genomic interval of Pseudomonas sp. RC10:
- a CDS encoding RHS repeat-associated core domain-containing protein: MSDALWAARQGDALAHTSMMADVFGGALEVVATVAVGVLATTAIIAATGLTVATGGLGACVLGVVVGVAVTVGMQLTGADSQLSDFCQGLANDLFPPTVCAHIISGSHNVFVNGLPAARAAGAISDGPSALPEDAAPEGTFLDVAAGFFSELWRPTVATPDPGASPLPNDLIACDKHPGTPGQYLAEGSSTVFINGQPAVRSGDRSTCDATVVSSGLISPNVRIGGGTAVVRTIRSGKTPGVGLAVSALMMLRGRPVKFVSNLPCLLIGGATGYAVGAVASALGRAVSGSPNPVHAAIGAKVLGGPDELDFVLPGVLPIEWQRFYSSRDERRDGLLGVGWSVGFEVRIEIEPLADGGERLVYIDEQTRRIDMGAIAPGDAVFSPGEGLAVKRHHDGRVLIESEDGVYRLFEPNLVDPSRLRLNQLGDRNDNRIHLIYDAEGRLAHLHDGLDVVRVRLVYSAQWPGRVERVKRVFDDDASEVLVSYAYDEHGDLSEVRDALDKVQRRFSYDVDRRMVEHQRPTGLRCFYEWTLIDEREWRVVHHWTDAGDEYRFAYDLSAGQTVITDGLNRRSVRRWNPQHQITDYTDALGQTWRFFWNDERQLLGAIDPQQGRWAFAYDDAGNLSSTEAPLGRIDCTLWLEHLSLPKVQTDAAGHQWHYRYDARGNRTHEVDPLGHVTRYRFDERGRIVEILDASGKSKTLRWNAFGQLTDYIDCSGYKTEFRYDRRGFLDQSTDALGERTEYGYDAQGRLLKRNLPVGRVERFLRDDSGALIGYVNPAGDISRYGYDRCGRLERYQDPHERTVEYRHDAYGRLDTLTNENGEHYRFAWDAGDQLSTQQDLDGSQRHYRYDALGDVMGVTHVSGQESITHAFERDAVGRLIAKVTNDGRTAYAYDPLDNLIDATFTGLDGTQHSVSFTYDALGQLLSETTDAGTVQHRYDELGHLIQTQTPDGRWINRLLYGSGHLHQLNLDGQVICDVERDRLHREVLRTQGQIHTRSAYDRSGRLESRARRHDSRPRPLPADSTKTYEYDLTDNLIGRVEQQRHGDHQTWLGYDSSSRILCAQDSINRMMERFAYDPAANLVVGESGNARVAHNQLLTWQDKHYRYDRFGRLIEKRSTRRGLQRFSYDAEGRLIEVRNPDRHVVRMTYDPLGRRTRKTLHHPDGQLLSETRFTWDGLRLLQEEQNGLSTLYLYVDNSHEPLARVDGLGEYQKIRHYHNDLNGLPEHLTESDGHLVWQARYQVWGNTTEETREPYFLEHQNLRFQGQYLDRETGLHYNTFRYYDPDIGRFTTPDPIGLAGGLNLYQYAPNPVGWVDPWGWSCTPNKKSSYQGTSRRDAFRQAKRDAGIPMAQRPSGIFGEKLRDGYGGIVYRDGKPVETRNYWFQSRSGEKVLIQEHSYGHAKAAPRHGAEPHFNVRPWDKTETGHFDGTHGHYNF; the protein is encoded by the coding sequence ATGTCTGACGCCTTATGGGCTGCCCGTCAGGGCGATGCCCTCGCTCACACCTCAATGATGGCCGACGTGTTCGGCGGTGCCCTCGAAGTGGTGGCCACCGTGGCGGTCGGCGTCTTGGCGACCACAGCCATCATCGCGGCGACGGGGCTGACCGTCGCCACGGGCGGGCTGGGCGCTTGTGTGTTGGGCGTGGTCGTTGGGGTGGCGGTGACCGTCGGCATGCAGCTCACGGGCGCGGACAGCCAGCTCAGCGATTTCTGCCAGGGCCTGGCCAACGACCTGTTTCCCCCGACCGTCTGCGCGCACATCATCAGCGGCTCGCACAACGTCTTCGTCAATGGATTGCCCGCTGCACGGGCCGCTGGGGCGATCTCGGATGGCCCTTCTGCCTTGCCCGAGGATGCGGCGCCCGAAGGCACCTTCCTCGACGTGGCCGCCGGCTTTTTCTCCGAACTGTGGCGACCCACCGTCGCCACGCCCGACCCCGGCGCCTCGCCGCTGCCCAACGACCTGATCGCCTGCGACAAGCACCCCGGCACGCCCGGCCAATACCTGGCGGAAGGATCCAGCACGGTGTTCATCAACGGCCAGCCCGCCGTGCGCAGCGGCGACCGCAGCACCTGTGACGCGACGGTGGTGTCGTCCGGATTGATTTCACCGAACGTACGCATCGGCGGCGGCACGGCGGTGGTGCGCACCATTCGCAGCGGCAAGACGCCGGGCGTGGGGCTGGCGGTGTCGGCGCTGATGATGCTGCGCGGTCGGCCTGTGAAATTCGTCAGCAACTTGCCGTGTCTGCTGATCGGCGGCGCTACGGGATATGCCGTCGGAGCGGTCGCGAGTGCTTTGGGTCGGGCGGTGTCCGGGTCGCCGAATCCGGTGCATGCCGCCATCGGCGCCAAGGTGCTGGGCGGACCTGATGAGCTGGATTTCGTCTTGCCGGGCGTGTTGCCGATCGAGTGGCAGCGGTTCTACAGCAGTCGCGATGAGCGGCGCGACGGGCTGTTGGGCGTGGGCTGGAGCGTGGGGTTCGAGGTCCGCATCGAGATCGAGCCGCTCGCCGACGGTGGCGAACGACTGGTCTACATCGACGAGCAGACCCGACGCATCGACATGGGGGCGATCGCGCCGGGTGACGCGGTGTTCAGTCCCGGCGAAGGGCTGGCGGTCAAACGGCATCACGATGGCCGCGTGCTGATCGAGAGCGAGGACGGGGTGTACCGGCTGTTCGAGCCAAACCTCGTTGACCCGTCCCGCCTGCGCCTGAACCAGCTCGGCGACCGCAACGACAACCGGATTCATCTGATTTACGACGCCGAGGGGCGCCTGGCCCATCTACATGACGGCCTCGACGTCGTGCGCGTGAGGTTGGTGTATTCGGCGCAATGGCCGGGGCGGGTTGAGCGTGTTAAGCGAGTGTTCGATGACGACGCGTCCGAGGTGCTGGTCAGTTATGCCTATGACGAGCACGGCGACCTGAGTGAGGTGCGGGACGCGCTGGACAAGGTGCAGCGGCGATTCAGCTACGACGTTGATCGGCGCATGGTCGAACACCAACGGCCCACCGGGCTGCGTTGTTTTTATGAATGGACACTGATCGATGAACGCGAATGGCGCGTGGTGCATCACTGGACCGACGCGGGGGATGAATACCGCTTCGCCTACGACCTGAGCGCGGGCCAGACGGTCATCACCGACGGCCTGAATCGCCGCAGCGTTCGACGCTGGAACCCTCAACACCAGATCACCGACTACACCGACGCCCTTGGCCAGACGTGGCGGTTTTTCTGGAACGACGAGCGTCAGTTGCTGGGTGCCATTGATCCTCAGCAGGGCCGATGGGCCTTTGCTTATGACGACGCAGGCAATCTGAGCTCGACTGAAGCCCCCCTTGGACGCATCGACTGCACGCTGTGGTTGGAGCATTTGTCGTTGCCGAAGGTGCAAACCGATGCAGCGGGCCATCAGTGGCACTACCGCTACGACGCGCGGGGCAACCGCACCCACGAAGTCGATCCCCTGGGGCATGTCACGCGTTATCGCTTCGACGAGCGCGGGCGAATTGTCGAAATCCTCGACGCCAGCGGCAAAAGCAAAACCCTGCGCTGGAATGCGTTCGGCCAACTGACCGATTACATTGATTGCTCGGGTTACAAGACTGAATTCCGCTACGACCGGCGTGGCTTTCTCGACCAGAGCACTGATGCGCTCGGTGAGCGAACCGAGTACGGGTATGACGCGCAAGGCCGGTTGCTAAAACGCAACCTCCCCGTCGGACGCGTCGAGCGTTTCCTGCGCGACGACAGCGGTGCACTGATCGGCTACGTCAACCCCGCTGGCGACATCTCGCGTTACGGCTACGACCGGTGCGGGCGGCTGGAGCGGTATCAGGACCCGCACGAGCGCACGGTTGAGTATCGCCACGACGCTTATGGTCGGCTGGACACGCTGACCAACGAGAACGGCGAACACTACCGCTTTGCCTGGGACGCCGGGGATCAACTCTCGACTCAACAGGATCTGGACGGCAGCCAGCGGCACTATCGATACGACGCGCTGGGCGATGTGATGGGTGTCACGCACGTGTCGGGGCAGGAGTCGATCACCCATGCCTTCGAGCGCGATGCGGTCGGGCGCCTGATCGCCAAAGTGACCAATGATGGTCGCACGGCCTACGCCTATGACCCGCTCGACAACCTCATCGACGCGACCTTCACCGGTCTGGACGGCACGCAGCACAGCGTCAGCTTCACCTATGACGCCCTCGGTCAGTTGCTCAGCGAAACAACCGACGCCGGCACCGTTCAGCATCGCTACGACGAACTCGGCCACCTGATCCAGACCCAAACCCCCGACGGGCGCTGGATCAACCGCCTGCTGTACGGCAGTGGCCACCTGCACCAGCTCAACCTCGACGGCCAGGTCATCTGCGACGTCGAACGGGACCGCCTGCACCGCGAAGTGCTGCGAACCCAAGGCCAGATTCACACCCGCAGTGCCTACGACCGCAGCGGTCGCCTTGAGTCCCGTGCCCGCCGTCACGACAGCCGCCCCCGGCCTTTGCCCGCCGACAGCACCAAAACCTACGAATACGACCTGACCGACAACCTGATCGGCCGCGTCGAGCAGCAGCGCCATGGCGACCACCAGACCTGGCTCGGTTACGACTCCAGCAGCCGGATCCTCTGCGCTCAGGACAGCATCAACCGAATGATGGAGCGATTTGCCTATGACCCCGCCGCCAACCTCGTGGTCGGTGAGTCCGGGAACGCGCGGGTGGCCCATAACCAACTGCTGACGTGGCAGGACAAACACTACCGCTACGACCGCTTCGGTCGCCTGATCGAAAAACGCAGCACCCGCCGCGGTCTCCAACGTTTCAGCTACGACGCCGAAGGCCGCCTGATCGAAGTCAGAAACCCCGACCGCCACGTCGTGCGCATGACCTACGACCCGCTGGGCCGACGCACCCGCAAAACCCTGCACCACCCCGACGGCCAGCTCCTCAGCGAGACCCGATTCACCTGGGATGGCCTGCGCCTGCTGCAAGAAGAGCAGAACGGCCTTTCCACCCTCTACCTCTACGTCGACAACAGCCACGAGCCGCTGGCGCGCGTCGATGGCCTCGGTGAATATCAGAAAATCCGCCACTACCACAACGACCTCAACGGCCTGCCCGAACACCTCACCGAATCCGACGGCCACCTCGTCTGGCAAGCGCGTTACCAGGTCTGGGGCAACACCACCGAAGAAACCCGCGAACCCTACTTCCTCGAACACCAGAACCTGCGCTTCCAGGGCCAATACCTTGATCGCGAGACCGGACTGCACTACAACACCTTCAGGTACTACGACCCGGATATAGGGCGCTTCACGACGCCTGATCCGATCGGGTTGGCGGGCGGGCTGAATTTATATCAGTACGCGCCGAACCCGGTGGGGTGGGTGGATCCGTGGGGGTGGAGTTGTACTCCCAACAAGAAGAGTTCGTATCAAGGGACGAGTCGGAGGGATGCGTTTAGGCAGGCGAAGCGGGATGCGGGGATTCCGATGGCGCAACGGCCGTCAGGTATATTCGGCGAAAAGCTTCGGGACGGCTACGGCGGCATCGTTTACAGAGATGGTAAGCCAGTGGAAACTCGAAATTACTGGTTCCAAAGTAGAAGCGGCGAAAAAGTCTTAATTCAGGAGCATAGCTACGGGCACGCGAAGGCGGC